The segment agcaaaactTTGAATGTCAGTTTTCGGGGTACAtcggagatacagagctcacaattctttgttatgtaaacaaggcccgTGCCACGTTTTTCTTAATATAGGCTAAATATAGCAGTAAcagttcgtttaaagcagattttttaaTTTACCGGTAGTATTCTGAAcataattaaatagtttctagtgttaaGCACAGcttattatgcccccttcaaagaagctagaggggcatattgcgtcggtcggtcagtagaccacaaagtcatgttgtccgctcaatatcttgagaaccattcacttgatcgtatatgatatttcaaatgtggGTTAGATATGAGTAGGGTCAATCTACGCTgcacataggaatatactatccgctcaatatcttgagaaccctttgcttgacagacatcaaatttggtacactggtacatcgtcaGTAGAAatttacccctattgattttgagatcataaggtcaagtgtcaaactggacataggaatatattatccgctcaatatcttgagaaccctttgcttgacagacatcaaacttggtacactggtacatcttcggaaaagattacccctattgatgttgaggtcacgtggtcaaaggttaaactggacatagtaatatattgtctcctatattttaagaattatttgcttgattgacacgaaacttggtacactggtacaacataagaagtagatgacccctattgattttaggtcgcatggtcaatccactcttgacatagaaaGATAATGTCTGCTCAACAATTataattggtgatactactatcaattaaatgatgcatgtgtatggGGGGATAtatgtttacaaacatctcctgttttgttttaaacatgatattttctattaagcaatctatacgtaaacaaaaacattttcctTTGGCAAGGACTTAAAGTTTTTGGCATTTCTGTGAATTAACATCTGTAACTTCTAATACACGTTGTCGGGGAATGCAATAAAAATCGTTAGTTTTGCGTATCAATTAAATGGAAAATAATCTAAGATCTATGGATAATGCGTGTCACTtcacttaaagtaattccaccctcctgtgatgtcatcagattttgctaaatcaattatttatttacatttatgcgtgataggaacataaattttgttggagtcttttcccatagttattgtaaaaaatcttgttaaaaataaattattttaaaagtcttagttataaatgaataatcaatgatacgttttaaattattgaatccaagggcaataactctgattctattgatttctttatcaagtctattatgcgatagatttcctttatttttacagacatttcgtatatttttgtgaagatacagtttcatgaaattgttatgaatgctactatattgtcataaccagtttgtatgaaattttgataacgctgtttaaggaaaattgcaattttctgatagtgatatatgattctgtttatgtatgtctcgtatcttaaaaagtgtgatgacatatgtattttatttgataatttgttagttttaactctaatgaatggaaataaatacatttttcaaacttgtatcagataaaactgcgagtatggagttaccttaattcAATCCCCTATGAATGCCGGTCCCTCCATCTTAAATCAAGGTGTCTGATTTCTTATCTCCATATCAATACGCGATATTTCTTACAGGCAAATAAAACCGCACCCAATGACATTCAAACTTACCTAGCAATGCATGTGACATTATATTTTTTACTAAATTCAAATGAATAATTATACTAAATATAAGATCAGCAATGTGCAATATTCATGACAAAATATCCATGCAAGACTGTGTTTACTGTTTGTCAAACCGTGTTCCGTCTATAATGTTACACTATTCTAATACCAAAACTGCCCAAGTTCAGCAACTTCCAATTAATTAAAGGAAATAATTATCCGTGCAATGCACGTACATTCTCAATACCCGTTACTGTAAAAGGAACGATCTTGAGAACTTTAAGAGGACTTAGAAGAGCAAAAAATTTACCCTTCAATAAGGCTTaataaaatgtcaaaaaatCTAAACTAGTATATATATGTTCAATCCTTTATCAAGAATGATGAAATAATAAAATCCGGTTGAAAAATATGAGAGGAGTTCGGAGTAAAGATCGCATGTTTACTATGCAACTATATAATAATCTTCCACAGAATTTCCATTAAAACAATTTGGAAGAAATCACATTGCAAGTAATGTGCACCTTTTcaatacacacacagacactaGGTGAAAGAGCAAGGTCCAATCTTGAAAATGGAGGAAACAGACGAAAATACCATATCATCTCTCTATAAAATCTAACTCACagaaaggggcataactcttgTGAAAATCAGTATAGAGGGTCTTCAATTCAATCTAAAAGCACAATGCCATATTAAAGAAGAACAGTACAGAGACcgcagacagacggacaaacgaAGACGGAGATTGAGGTATCATGATACTTCCTGTCCAAAAACGGGCAAGACAATTAAATCTGAAtcgtttttaaattttgaaatactagATACtgaatatttaaacaaaaattgaaaattctttGTCCAAgacttatacatgtagtcaaaCGTTGTCATGAAGACACTAAACACTCACGGCATTCGCTGAATGTTGGTATCCATTGTCCACTTGCATCACATGTAAATTTCTGTTTGCTGGGCGTAGGTGTCGTGCAATCAAACCAATACACACTGCCAATATTCATTCCCACGTCCCTAGGAGTAATGCCTGGTATAGAACTAGGATGGTCACATCCTACAACGTAAAGGTCATTACTAGCACTGGAAAGGTCATTACTAACACTGGAAAGGTCATTACTAACACTAGAGAGGTCATTACTAACACTGGAAAGGTCATTACTAACACTGGAGGTCATTACTAGCACTGGAAAGGTCATTAATAACACTGGAAAGGTCATTACTAGCACTGGAAAGGTAATTACTAACACTGGAAAGGTCAGTACTAACACTAGAGAGGTCATTACTAACCCTAGAAATAGGATTAGGCTACTGGTACAGCCTTTAAATACCCTCTCATTACACTATTAagacaatgttttaaatattatatagAATTCATGATATTATAAAGTATTGATATCATACTATATTATAGTAGATAGTTGGATTTCATTTACCCTTAGTAAGTGTGCGATATTTTCTTATTGCAGTCCATACGCAAACAGTGTATAGCAGGAAATAAATAACGTTTCTTCGACAAAGTTTTGTGAGGAAGATATAATCTAAAGGACAGATGCATGCTAGAATACCTGTGGCTATACACATAGGTTGATTGGTGTTGAGAAGAACGCATTTTTGATTTGTCGTACACGTAAGGTTacaaaaattctgaaatataagaaaacattgGTAGCGGATGCATGACGACAATTGAAATCAGcaaacaatctgattaaaatcaaatcctcgatccgctcctctttttttttttttttcttgtcgctacacgaggagcggatcgaggatttgattttaatcagattgcatcAGCAAACGACCTTCTACTTTACATCTGTAAGTAATTACAATAACCATACAACCTTTATAATAAAAATTATAGAAAGGAAGTTTTTTCGCACAATCCCTTCATTTAAATGAAATGTTAATAAAATagatatcttttctttcatcgAGAAACCTttaagggactgattcacgattttcctacaaattttgtttttcgctttaaatgatcaaaatatacagatatatatatttagaaggtttcataaaaaaaaattaaagttaagttcattatagagagtttattatttgttttgaaaacaaagattgatgtttgttattgtttacgaagttttcaaaataaatggatattgatccaagtttattatatatatcacatctcaagtatactttaggtaattgtgtcattcaaaagttaaaatttgtgattgtacaaaatgaagatgctttaaattacaaaatcaacGTTTCACTGGTGTGtttgtctttgtttacataatacagcattatagctaaaatattgctcttatccctGCATTCAGGTCAAAATCTTGGTTGTCAATAATAAATGAGTTgtattttaacataaaaaaataaaaaatatttctttcgaaaaacgtgaactaGTCCCTTTAAAGGGGACTGGTTcatggtttttgaaaaaaatatttctcattttttatattaaaacattaaaaatataactcatttaatgttgacaaccaaaattttgaccttctaaATGCAAGAATTAAAGCAGTATTTAACctttaaatctgtgttatgtaaacaaagacttgagtcgttttatgtatacaaacaaacgaatgaaatatcaattttgcaatataaagcatctaaattttgcatagtcacaaattttaactttaaggtgacacattttacccaaagaatgcttgaaatgtgaaactTTAAGATATATAAACTTTGATCGATACTCATTTCTTTTGAacatttcgtaaacaataacataccacaatctttgtttacaaagcaAATAATAAACTACCTAAAATGAGCttatatgataatgtataaccttaatttttatgtgaaatcttttaatcacattaaacagattttgatcattaaaagtgaaaaacaaaatttaggggAGAATCGTGAATCAGGCCCTTTATTATACATCGAACTAAGTCATAAAAAAGCCTTTCAATCTTACCGAGCAAGAAGCAACCAATGAATCGCAGTAGGATTTGTCCATATAGATATAGTCAGCGTTCGCAGTCTTTGCTTTCAATTCAGCGACGTGATAAGTCAACTCACAAGAAAAAGTCTGAACATTGTAATTCACAGAATGACAGCCTCCGTGAGCTGCACATTCTTTGCAACAAGACCGTGCTCCTATGTCCTTGAAAGTCTGTAAGTTCAGGGCATCCAAACGATGACCGGAAATATATTCACCAGAGACGAATGGCAACAATGACAAAAAAAGGAGACGAAACATTTTACAGTTTTTCAATCTGTACTTAAACCGATTCTATGCAAAACCTTTTCACTGTACTTCACTGGAAATATTTCGTTCGTGTAAtacgtgtttttttttcttttgaaacactcgttactaaaatgaaaaccaTTAAAGAACGGAAGTCAACTGTGGAGGGTTTTATAGCATTATTCAGACCACTATTTTATATACgcattataaatgtatatggaTATTGAGAATCAATAGAAATCATTTAGAAATAGAGTAGTTTTTAACTGCAGTATTGAATGAGATTTAATGTGATGGGGTcgtgaaaatttaaatatctcctaaacatttcaattctttttttttttttttttacttcttgaCCTTAGTGTGCATACTGTTTACAATTACAATAATTACGATAAAAATATTGCTAGATATATAAAAGAGATAAAATTCAGAATATTCCGAGGAAGTTGAATATGTAGACATAGAAAAACGAAGAAAGCCTAGATTCACTTCATCAACATACTTTGGACAAATGTACTTGGTCTATGGGAAAATCTACTATATTTATACCCGCATTTTTTAACGCAGGGTATCTTGTTGTTATCCTAGTTCGTCCCTTTGTCACGCTATCGTCTCCCACAAGCTCCTCTCACATTTTAAGCAGTAggcaaatcatcttttggaatatgagTGTTGGTGTTctttagatgtgcaataagggtTTGGAGGGCAATTGGGAGTCGTTGGGAGTCGAAAGaggacctttttttttttttttttttttttaaactgctgTCATGCATCATACCTTCATTTAATAGGTTTCCGGGTGCACGAACCTCCTTTTCTGCTATAGAACACGCAGCTTCTGGGAGACTTTCCAACTCATAACATGTATCAGATGATGTCCGATCTAGAAACACCTCATGTACAGACACTCCATTCATATATTGGTCTTTGTTCATAGTCCTGAGTATCGAGCTCGCAACATCATTCTCGTGATCTTTCTGATTCTGGGAACTACTGGCATTAGTATAGTGTTCTTAAAAtcgaaataaaaagaaaacagtttcaaacatttctgaaatgcgtcacggtacgctgatttaggtagacctctgaggcactgactggtGGTtaagccaagggcttgtcgggacttgtaacgacgaccaaataagaactttttaagttttggaaaaagaaaaaaatcgcATAGGAATAGAtttggagagtatggtgggtttggcaagacggtaaccttctccgacttcaaaaattgcttcactagctcagatgtatgtgatagagcattatcatgaagtagacgagcATGCCTatatcctgacacagggcgtcgtttatgataatatttattGAGGTTTtatagtataacatctcggtaataccgacctgtaacacttttgcccttcggcaccggaatttgtacagctgtaccatcacatgagaagaatatgcaatacaGAACtatctttgtgcttatggttcttttggcaactacaggccttctaccgtgtttaatTAGCcctattttgtttccaatttttcttactggttcgaaatagtgaacccatatTTCGTCACcggtaacaatgtttgcaaattgtattTGACTTAATTTGGGAAACaatttgagcaattgcttagcgatTTGTTCGTGCCCGTTTTTTGGTCaactgtcaatatatgcggtatccatctggcagaaatctttcatactttcaaaatgaaatgcatccgcgatagcgatatgccaacagttTTAGccatatcacgaatcgtgtatctgccatcactttcaattattttcctgatttttgaGACAtatgccttgcctgttacagtcacaggtcgaccagattttgctgcatctttgacggactttgtgccagtcagaaatttctttctccacctacgaactgtctcataaaaTACCTTATCAGActcataaacttcccccaattcagtaaaaatttgcattaccgaatgaccgagttttgtgcgaacttctATATAAGCtgtaatttcttcaatattcttaacccgtttcccaactattttaacgactggctctattgaaatgactataagtttaaaatctGTGGAGCTATAGGCTCGTGtgtataccgttggaaaggtattgaatagagctattcagaAGTATCATCATCCACAAAATCGTGCAAaccgttatcgcgctgtggtacaatacacattgcatatcaaacagccctcgtatattcgcatgtaaaactttgatccactattgtggccccaacttatcCCCAGTAGTCccgattttaacaaatttgaatctgctctatgtcaCTGCActgtttcatgtaaatttcagcccttctggcccagtggttcttaaaaagaagaGTTTTAATTGACCCCACCTttttttgaatccccttcacccaaggatgctttgtactaagtttggttgaattggcccagtggttctggagaagattttttaaagtcgTTAATGTAATTCCTGTATTTTGCTATGATCTCCCTTTGGAGAAGGGCgtgacccttcatttgtagaaacGTAAAATCCctttcacctaaggatgctttgtgccatgtttggttgaaattggctcagtggttctggagaagaattttaaaagtcGTCAATGTATTATCACTATTATCTTCCCTTGGAAAGGGGCgtgatccttcatttgaacaaacttgaattcccttcacccaaggatgctttgtgcgaagtttagttgaaattattCCAGTGGCtctggttgattgattgattgaatattgtttaacgtccctccaGACCTGTGAGAGAACTGTCATGCCACAACtggagatttgaaaattttcagctggaGTTTTGGTCTGATAACTGGAGATTTTTtatcgacattttttttttttaccgtttttgTGTGTTCATTGGCTAATGAAATCATGCTACTAGTAGTTTTTTTGTGTTACAAGTG is part of the Ostrea edulis chromosome 2, xbOstEdul1.1, whole genome shotgun sequence genome and harbors:
- the LOC130052371 gene encoding uncharacterized protein LOC130052371 translates to MFRLLFLSLLPFVSGEYISGHRLDALNLQTFKDIGARSCCKECAAHGGCHSVNYNVQTFSCELTYHVAELKAKTANADYIYMDKSYCDSLVASCSNFCNLTCTTNQKCVLLNTNQPMCIATGCDHPSSIPGITPRDVGMNIGSVYWFDCTTPTPSKQKFTCDASGQWIPTFSECRECLVSS